gtgtttgtattatggtaaGAGGATGGCAGATATCAAGTAATAAACCTGAGGAAAGAATTAGCCTGTCATATGTTATGTCAGTTCAGGACTGGACAAAAGATGCAGTACCTAGTACTGTACCTACAATACAAAAAATGGTTACGATAAACAGTGGCATTGGTAGGACCAATATtattcccattgacgtcaatggcagaactcccaaaGAGCTCAAGTGTGGCAGGATCAGGCACGATGTCTatgtaaaatgaaatatacaataatacttagctctgaCGTAGCGCTTTTCATCAGGACAGCTCCAAAGCACTTTAGGTATCATTATCCCGATGCCTGAGGAACAGGAAAGTGAAGTGAATTACCTAAGCTCACCCAGAGCAGAGTTGGGACTAAAAGCcacatctcccaagtcccagtgcaGTGTGCTATCTACTAGCTAAATAATGTCAATGTATAACAGTGAGGGAAACATCATTTACTATTGTGAAAACCTACTCATAACAAACACCGAGTCACCACCCAAGGTTTAGTTACAGGATCTTTCTCTTACATGATTTATTTGACTTTTACTCGAGAAATGTTTGGTCTTGCTTCTTCAGGATGTGAGATTTGTGAAAATAGCTTTTTAGGTAAAGAATAATTCAGACTGGAGTTAccattaaacattttttattgCGTAGATTGTAGCCTTTGTAGtacatgcaaaataaaaaaaaggtgtCGGTTAAATCTGTAAGCATATAATAGCAATGTAAATGTCTTGGATCAGCAATGTATTTGGATTAGGGACTAATAAGTCTAAGTGAACAGACATCTTTCAGGATACACAGTTTACATGATAAATCAAGGAGGCCTTTTCAAAGTGATTTTCCTCATATAAAGATAAAATATTTCTTGTTTACAATCTTGCTTGTTTTTAATACTGCAAAATCTCTATAATAGTACACTCTCAGTTCTGTACATAGTAAAAACATAAAACTATACCCATACCAGTGtctgttttaaatgcaaaacaaaagtAGTTAATAGGTTTGTAATGTCTGtgcctataaaaaaaaaaaagagagagagagaagaagaagtaGCTGCATCCTCCAAACAGATTTTAAATGCACTTATGGCAGAAACAGAATGGAAGGCACCCCTGACTCATAAAAAGCAATATGCAGAATCTCAGCACTATGCATAAAGCTTTGACTATACCAGGCAGCTTTATGTACATTTCAGGTTTTAAGGGTTCAAATGCTTCATGCAAACCTTATGAGGATATCCTCTGAACTCAGTAACATCACTGTGAGGTCAAAGGCTCCCATGGGTCACAGCATAATATGTTGCAAATGCTTTATTTTCAAGGGCTCATGCTTTGCAACATTTGACAGTTTCACACAATACCCTCCATTAAGACTTCCTGATGGCTGCAGCTCAGCTAAAAAAGTGGAACACAATGTGGAGTTTCTAAAGCATCTCTTGTGATGGATTAGTTTGGACTCAGCAAAGCGTGAATTCTCCTGAAAATAATCTGTGAGCTAACAGCGTGCTGACCTTGGCTGACAGGAAGGTTTTTTAAAGCTGGCTTCTCTCAGAGACAGCTTGTAGTTGGCATGTTATGGCATGAGTTTGGCACACCTGGATTATTCCTTTTTTAAGCCAGTGTCATCTCAGACACATTTGTGATATTTACTAGTGTGATAAACACCTACATATTAGCTAAGAGACACATCATAAGTCACTGccagaaaaacattttaataacaaTATTTTTTAGCTTTGATCTTCAGTTTGCTTCTGTAATTATAGTGAAGGGTTGACCAACAGTTGGCAGCAAACTTTCAGGATAGCTACTATGACACAAGAAGGCATTAACTGTAGCTTTTTATGGACATTCAGCATTTGGACATGGAAAGTTATATGTGTCAAAGTCTCTGATCTGATAAGGCATTAGATTTTCAGAACATATATTAGTTAAGTAATTTATTTATATCTGTCTTTTCATAGTAGACCATATCTGACCATTACAGTAAATGGCTGTAGTCAACTGACAATACAATTGAAAAAAGAACATTCTTTTAAAACCTGCCAACTGTCAGGTTCATTCTGCTGCAATAGCTTTATACTGTTTGCCCACAATAAAATGAATGGCATGACAGTGTTGAAAAGCATTTTTGCAGTTCTTTATTATATCATTGTGAATGTATCTTGCAAGGAATGAATGGAGGGCTAAAAAAAACCCCGACAAAAGCACATCAATCTGTTTATCAAATGGTCAGCAAAATGATATGTGGCTGGAATGGGAGAGTAGCAATTCAAGATCAGTTTGAAAAATGCAGagtgaaaaaaaatccagtagGGATAAATATTAGTAATGAAAACTGAACAAAGGATTCTTTGTTTTGGGCCAGTATATTCACCAGCCGTTACTGCAGATTGATTTAGGAGCCTTGAAATTGGCACACAAAAAGACTCTCCAGACAGAGAGCTGTCCTTGAAGCATCACTTATATTTCTTTTCGTACTGTTGCCCGGATAGTGCTGAACATTTTGCCGATGGCCTCGAATAATGGGTCGCAGAATGTGTGGATGCAGATAGAATAGACCCGGCTGATGCATTGGATCTCAATCAAGTAGCTCCTTATGCATGGCACCACTGCCCAGATGTGCAAGAATGACAAAATGGCAAAGTAAATACCCCAGATGAGAGCCAGAGGAATGCCAAAGATTGCTGACAGTAAGCGATAAAACCAGTATTTTGTCACAGTGAAGGTAGTGAAACTGGCCTTCCAAATCCCGTCAAAACTGTGTGTTCCATCAGGTTCAGCAATGACATCTTCAAAATCAATCTGCAGGCAAAGAGGACACAAAAGCAGGTTAGATAGATATTCACAACCGACAGATGTGTGGATTCCAAATACCCTTTGTCTTAACAATGATCTACTCATTATGGCCTCGGttcaacaaaacacttaagcatgtgcttaactttgagcatgcAAGTCCCATTTATTTAGACATTTAAGCACATATGTAcattaagcatgcacttaagttTTTTGCTGACTAAAGATAGGGTTATTCATATCATTAAAGTCAAACACCTGCTTAAGtaatttgctgaatcaggaccttagtCTCTGAATTGCATGGAACAGTCTTGTGGGCTGTGTGAAGCATTTGCATGTAAGTGTGtctaaaatataaaacaagtctctGCTAGTTGTGGCTAGCAGATCTGTTCATGTAACTGGAATGGAAGCTCAGATTCCTGGCCTGGAGTTTCCTCCTATAATGGACACAGGGAAATTGGGTCATGGACCCCGAAGGAAGGAGCAAAAAGAAGAACAAATGGGGACACCATTCTCAGGCCTCCAATGGCTATAAGGAGAATTGCACCGTAGAGAAATGCTGCTGTCTGACTGTGAACCAATCCTTGAAGAACACAAGAAGATACAGCAGACAAGCATCTGCTTTCCACTTGCGACAGTGAAACTTCATAGACGTAACTGGGGTTACTCCTAATTTATATGATCAGGGAAGTGAGATCAAGATTAGGCTCCATATATTCTAATGTAAATATGCAATGCTCTGGAATAGAAAACTAGATTAAAAAGAGGAGCAGCAGTTCTGCATTGCAAAATCACAATATGCAATACTGTAGAATGAATGGCTTATAAACAGTAGTAAAGATTTCCATGCAAAGCCTTCCATTTTGCAAAAGCATttagaatatttaaataatgttagACTTAATCACACTAGACAGTGAATTACTGTCCTGTCTCTTCAGGCCCCTCTTAATAGTGAAACAAGTTATTGCTGGGTTTATGAAAGTGACAAAGTATTGATGTTAAAGAGTTATGATACATTTTGTGTAATTTCCTTTGAATTCGAATGAAAAACAGCACTTTTGACACTGGGCTCATCTAGTTGTTAAAGAAGAAAATTTTCTTAGAATGAGAAATTGAATATTATGCATTTAAAAGTCTaaatttttgtaacaaaatagttGCTTTCCTAAAGCACTGTGAGTGGAGTATTATGTGGTTATGTGAAATTATTACAAGTCATTTATTTAGACAATTTTAGTGCATTTGGaaaatctattttaatttaaTAGAATGAGGTTAAAAACCCCAATAAAAGCTTTTCAAATAATAGTGCATCTTTCCCTAATTTTTTTCCTATGAAGTCAGTTACAGAGGAGCAAATATTGAGAGAAACAAATTTAAGCCATTAAATATCAACCCAACATTTTCATATCTCCTGATCATGTAAGGGTTTAACTTGCAAGGTGCTGATTGTCTTCAATTCCTACTGTAATGAACAGAATCATGTTGCATGTTCTGCCTCTTGAATGACTGGACCCTTAATTCCAGCCACTTCACATTGTGACATCTATGTTACCATGAAACCAAGCTCCAGACTTCAACAGTGCAACAGGGACTTCTGGTGCATTTGAATTAGGCAGTCATTTTCACATCCTAAGGTGACAGCAATTTAATAGTTTGTAAAATGTTGACAGCTCAATGTAAATTGAAAACCAGAAACCCTAgatataaattattattttattagatgTATTTGAGGTATTCAGAATCTAGACACATTTTATGTAGTTTAAATCAAGAGCAAACAACATTTCCCCAATCATGTGAAGCACACACATAATCACCCCCATGGTAACCAAGCCAACTTCTTGAAAGGTGGGGAAGACCAATTGGCAAACCATACAGTATATCAGGGGATTCCAGAACCTGCAGTTTGTGGAGGACGTGACTAATGAGATTCATCTTACATCATGTTCTAAAAGTGGCCAGGCTCCAGCTCGCTTCTGGCAGGAGTGAATTCTAGAAATGAGGAACATCTGCTCGGAACATTCAGCTCCAGGGCCCATTCACCCTTGATAGGCAAGGAAAGCGTTTCTGTTAAATGTTGGCATTGTATGATTGGGAATAGAGGGACAGCTGGCCTTTGTGATAACAGGGTTATAGAACTTTTAGGGCTTTATAGATAGTAACCAGCACCTTACATTTCACCCAGCAGAGAACTGGCAGCCAGTGGATATGATGGACCACAGATGCAATATGCTCTGAAGATGGGAAACCACATTTTCAGGAGTAGACGCTTCTAATGGGCCTTCTGACTATCCCCTGATAAAGTGTAATACAACAGTCCAACCTTAAAATGATAAAGGCATGAACGATTATAGTgaggagctgccacctaatgtaccaagactacttctatgaCATGAACATGTAAGGAGTATGCAATACAGAGATCTGCACATCAGGTCCAAAAAGAGTATTTTACACTTTGACACTTttgactacttctattcctgttttccctgccagctcaggactccagcaccctgtcttgctgagccagacactcccgtctgctccaacacagacccagggtctgaattacttgccccaaagctgcaggtttacctgaaaacagctcacagaagtgtgcttgtctatagcgctcagatgcccaactcccaatggggtctaaacccaaataaatcagttttaccctgtataaagcttatgcagagtaaactcataaattgttcgccctctataacactgatagagagatatgcacagttgtttgctcccccaggtattaatacatactctgagttaattaataaggaaaaaagtgattttattaaatacagaaagtaggattgaagtggttccaagtagtaacagacagaacaaagtaagtcaccaagcaaaataaaataaaatgcgcaaatctatgtctaatcaaactgaatacagataatctcaccctcagagatgcttcagtaagttttttctcagactggacaccttccaggcctgggcacaattctttcccttggtacagctcttgttccagctcaggtgatagctaggggattcttcatgatggctcctctccccctctgttctcttccacccctttatatatcttttgcaaaaggcgggaaccctttgtccctctgggtttccaccccccctcactggaaaagcaccaggttaaagatggattccagttcaggtgacatgatcacatgtcactgcaagacttcattacccacttgccagcacacacatatacaggaagactcacaggtaaacacagccatctgcagacaatgggagtcattaaaattccaaaccaccattaatggcccacactttgcataattacaataggccctcagagttatatttcatatttctagtttcagatacaagagtggtacatttatacagataggatgatcacactcagtagattataagctttgtaatgataccttacaagagaccttttgcatgaagtatattccagttatattatattcacttatcatgtttttataaaaccgtatagactgcacaacgtcacagccccCTCATATTCAGAGTATCTGAGAGGGGGAAATTGTGAGACATTGTATGGCATCTTCAATGTGTTGAGTGCCCAATACAACCTTCTGGGAGCTCTCCTAAAAAAATATGTAGCCCTCTATAGTGATTACATCCATTCGTGCCACATCATGCAGTCCTCTAACTTAAAGACATGCACTCTTGGCTGAATTTTCTAATACCACCCTTAGTACCCTTATTGAATTTTCACAGTCAGTGTGTGGGGAAGGCAGTTTTTTAAACTTGTGCTTTAAAACCAAACATAAATAGTTGTTAATGTGCCATATTTATATCAGCACCCGATGATGCATCTCTTTCATTCTGGAAGTGTCAGGGGATTCTCAGTTTGAGTTAATCATTAGGAACATCTTTTCATTGTAATCTGGTTCTTGCCCATAGGGATCATGGGTTGACACTCTATTGGTAAGATACCTGGCCAGgctaatatattaatatttagaAGAAATACCCTTTTGTACACATTCCATAGTTTTGACTATTATAGCCAACCTGTGCAAAAACTCACCTGAAGGAAGAGCTACAATAAAGGATGTATATTTTACAGGTCTCTGTTGAAATGCCAAAATATCCAGGAAGCTTAATTGTCATAACATTTCCATTAGAATATTAACAGAAACATGTTGAGACATAATAGTTCAGCCCCATGTCACACAAGCTAAACATGTGTTTGATATAATCCACGGCACAGGATATTTAGTGTGGCCAACATAACCAAGCAGAGTAGGTCAACAGGAAAAATGAACATCACGATAGTATTCCGCTGCAAGAAATTAAAACAATTATATAAATTGGTGGAAAGAACAATACACTCATAGGAGCTGCTCCAAATGAGATTGCTGCCAAGAGTATGAGTTTACTGGATCAGGCTTAATATGCCACACACTGAGCCACAGTTCTTTAGTGTGCTTTTCTAAGGCACAGCACATTTGTTACTTACACTATTCTCAGCAGCATCCTACTCTACCCAATGGTTATGGAGTCTGATATTTTTAACACCTTATGGGATAGGGAATGTAATCATTTACCTCTTCTGTAATACCTGTAAAGATGACAAATCATGTACATAAATGGATAAGCAGCTAAAATTGTATTTCCAGGGAGACCATGTAAATCCCTGTAAATTAGTGCAGTCTCCACCCAGCTCCAGACACAAGCCACACACTCGCTGTAGAGTCATTAGCTGCCACGTCACCACCATGGGGGATCTGATTTTATTCACAAAAAGAAAATTCCAAAATAACACTGTCTAATCCTCAAACCAACAGCTGATCTACACACAgatggtgaaatcctgtccccactgaaatcaatgtgagttttgccattcacttgaATGGAGCCAGGGTTTCACTCAGAAATTCCAACTGTTTAAAATGGTTTCTAAATCGATTTGTTTAAATGGATACAACCTCCTGGTGTAGTGTTGGTTAAGGATGGATAATATCATTTTAGCTTAATTTGGTGTGTTACTAAGCCTAAGacttctccccagccctggctACTTGTAGGTTTCCATTCCCAGCCTAATTCTTCTCCCTGGTTCTGCAAACAGCAAGCTATAATGCCACTCTGAAGAAGGCTCTAATAGCACAAAAGTGATATTTGGTACTTCTCTAAAAGAATTATTTCACCAAATGAAAACAAGTTTTCTAACCAATTCAACAGCAtattctggcctcactgaagtccatAGCAAAACTCCTCCTGACTTCaaagaggccaggatttcatccatggaATCAATCTTCCATTACGAAAACGTGTTATATGTGCAATGGAGACACAACTCTATGTATTTTTTATAgaagctgtgcagagccagaaaTTTATAAGGAGTTTGTAAAATGTAACTCGacctaatttaaaatattataataataaaaatatcaacTTTAAAAGGTAGGATTGGCAAATGTCTTTTCTTCAAATAAGAATTACAAACATGGTTTTCTAGCTCAaataaatgaatttttgttttaactCATATTAGAGAATAACTCCCTGTGACATCAGTATAGAAAACTAGGGGCTTTTCTCCTGTAAAGTTCTACAGTCATCCAAGTTCAATACCATCAACAAGCAAAGATAGGAAAATGGAATTTTTGTAACTGTAATGAATGAAACATATTGCTATGCTGGCAATCTTGTGCGTGAcatcaaagaaataaaaatactcCATTTTCTTTGTATTTCCATTAAAGCTTTGTTAGGATTGAATGGTTTATACTTTTGGACTTTTATAAATGATGCTGAATTCTTTTGTGCAGCACATTGGCCCATAAAATAAATCTATAAATTTGCAAGTACAAGTTAACCAAAATCTAGTAACATATGTTAAGGAAAGTAATCCTTGCTTGATGTGTCGTGACATTGTTTGGCTAACATGAACTGTCAGGTGGTGTTGAATCCGGTCAAATACATTACAAAAAAAATGTATACATGCAGAAATGAAAAAAAGCATCATTTCCATTAGGACAGGGTCTGGATATTATATTTCTGTTTCAATAGAAAACTTGGAGTTTAGTGATCCATGTACTGGAACTTAGATGATTCTAAGACCTGCACACTGATTTCTAGAGCCAACCTTCCTAACAGAGAGTGGAAAATATGAGTGTGAATCTATGCAATGTGTATATTGCCTCATTCGTGAACATAAAAACATGCTGTTAAAAAAAGCCATTTCTGCAATAGTTAAGATAACAAGTTTTAGGTTATAGTAGCCCTTTCCCCAAACTATACAAGGATTTTCTAGTTAAGCACATAAAACCTGTCATCAACATTCACTTTTGTATCACATTATGCTAATGTAGGTGAAACACAAAATGTATTCAGCAACATAAATGTATTTGCTTCTGCACTGAGTCGAATTACTCCTCAAATTAGTCCTGTGCATAAAGGGTTTTTAGGATTAGGCCAAAAGTCTTTACACACATCTAGAAGGACCACAGGATTGAGTTTGTCCTGGCTGGCTGTTTTATAGGAGAATTCATTTTTTTGACTGGCTCATAGTAGAAACATTAAATCTTACTGGGAAACTAACTTTGCACTGAAGCCCTTTAGCCCTTCTGAGGCTGCATCTTTAACTTAGTCTGTTTTTAACAAAAAGGTTATGCTTGACTATCTTTTTGGCATCCAAAAAAAGAAACTATATGTTTATATGGAACTCACAAAGCTGTTAAAGTAAATTATTAGAATCGCCCATGTGCTCAGATGTATTTACATATAATTCATTACAAtggtgaaatatttattttaaaaatatgactcCAAAGCAATCTCATTTGACTTTTCAGCCTGAAAAGCAGAGTGAATGTTCTCTCTAGGCCTGAGTCTCAGTAACTGCTTGTCTTACAATACTAATCTAACTGTACTGACTTCTGTGGAGTGACTCCtgaggagaggagaatcaggccatatTTCTTTTCTTGGCAGACATGCCTGTTCTAAGTGTAAGAGATGAAGATGATGTCATGGAGTCATGGTACTTGCTATACCACGGTGGCACTGCTCAAGTCACACACAAATGTCCTAAAAGTACATAGGAACCGTTATGTTTGTGAGAGGCTAAACAATGATTAGTTCATGCCACAACAATCAGGGATTACTGTTCCAGACTAATTTTAACAAACATGGGAACTTTTATATCAATTTTAGATTATACTGCACAATATTGAATACACCATCTCATATGAATTGTAGTCAATGTCCCGTTGCCACATCTTCCCATTTCACTTTTCCACTGGCCACAAGTCCCAAGCTACTCTACAGTGATTAAGTAGGGATATTAACCTGACATTGTCTGGGAAtcacggccaatgggaactgcaggggcagtgcctgcgggcggaggcagcacttggagctaggagctgagggaggggagttcctgttgccattctggggagcccccccccaggtaagcaccgcccggcaTGCCAATCCCCAAtcctgagtccccccacacccaaacacctgctgcgggggggcagggagcccgaGACAGCCACAGCAACAGCTGGTGCGCTTgtcccaggggctgcccgagctgctcaggcagTTGCCGGGCCAGCCACACAGGCCGCTGAAGaagtcacggaagtcacggaaagtcacaaaatctgtgacttc
The Emys orbicularis isolate rEmyOrb1 chromosome 1, rEmyOrb1.hap1, whole genome shotgun sequence DNA segment above includes these coding regions:
- the CAV1 gene encoding caveolin-1 isoform X1, with protein sequence MRSGTWSYSWLGWRWEPSEGPGAEIGDWAHSPRLEIGLRWGDRPEIPGGLLYTAPVREQGNIYKPHNKSMAEELNEKTMHDVHTKEIDLVSRDPKRLNDDVVKIDFEDVIAEPDGTHSFDGIWKASFTTFTVTKYWFYRLLSAIFGIPLALIWGIYFAILSFLHIWAVVPCIRSYLIEIQCISRVYSICIHTFCDPLFEAIGKMFSTIRATVRKEI
- the CAV1 gene encoding caveolin-1 isoform X2 translates to MSGSQYVDSEGLLYTAPVREQGNIYKPHNKSMAEELNEKTMHDVHTKEIDLVSRDPKRLNDDVVKIDFEDVIAEPDGTHSFDGIWKASFTTFTVTKYWFYRLLSAIFGIPLALIWGIYFAILSFLHIWAVVPCIRSYLIEIQCISRVYSICIHTFCDPLFEAIGKMFSTIRATVRKEI